A window of Halobellus sp. LT62 contains these coding sequences:
- a CDS encoding rhodanese-like domain-containing protein has product MKGPRDGDDLPTDSAPDDGYPPEFDTVPEERDIDTSSYDVLRRDIDGETIEVPLIPIEDAYYWYARGEARFVDARSETGYDVSHIFGAVLSPAPDGRRMDPANDWDTSDRVVTYCHCPHHLSSLRAATLLTNGFEDVYAIDEGFQAWLDRNYPLAGDDTNREYTVRTIEGRTDESDASETVWAFHPPTDQIEAAEINDDGSYTLELKFVQVDAQSTIQIETPSYAIRAPLAELTSGTVTAETGHPAEQTATSNSTTTNTTESSNNSETSTADSFSLASTF; this is encoded by the coding sequence ATGAAGGGCCCCCGCGATGGCGACGACCTACCGACTGACTCCGCCCCCGACGACGGGTATCCGCCCGAGTTCGACACGGTGCCCGAAGAACGCGACATCGACACGAGTTCCTACGACGTCCTGCGACGAGATATCGACGGTGAGACGATCGAAGTCCCGCTCATCCCGATCGAAGACGCATACTACTGGTATGCGCGAGGCGAGGCGCGCTTCGTCGACGCCCGAAGCGAGACTGGATACGACGTTTCGCACATCTTCGGAGCGGTCCTCAGCCCGGCACCTGACGGTCGACGGATGGACCCGGCGAACGACTGGGACACGTCGGACCGTGTCGTGACCTACTGCCACTGCCCGCATCACCTCTCATCGCTTCGCGCAGCGACACTACTCACCAACGGATTCGAGGACGTGTACGCTATCGATGAGGGGTTTCAGGCGTGGTTGGATCGGAACTACCCGCTCGCGGGCGACGACACCAACCGCGAGTACACGGTCCGGACGATCGAGGGACGGACGGACGAGTCAGACGCCAGCGAGACCGTTTGGGCGTTCCACCCGCCCACCGATCAGATTGAAGCTGCCGAGATCAACGACGACGGGTCTTACACGCTCGAACTCAAGTTTGTACAGGTGGACGCGCAGAGTACAATCCAGATCGAGACGCCGAGTTACGCGATTCGCGCCCCGCTCGCTGAACTGACGAGCGGAACGGTCACGGCCGAGACGGGGCATCCCGCCGAACAGACGGCAACCTCGAATTCGACGACCACCAATACAACGGAATCCTCGAACAACTCCGAGACGTCCACGGCCGACTCGTTCTCGCTGGCGTCCACGTTCTAG
- a CDS encoding PadR family transcriptional regulator, translating to MSETSGQTIKTELEETQGRNLLAGRVYTNLNQLVEYGYVEKGSKNGRTNEYSLTDAGREALRDRRYWERRYVAGTNSDRLGG from the coding sequence ATGAGCGAGACTTCCGGACAGACTATCAAAACGGAGCTCGAAGAAACGCAGGGACGCAACTTGCTCGCGGGGCGTGTGTACACGAATCTGAATCAACTCGTCGAATACGGGTACGTCGAGAAGGGGAGCAAAAACGGGCGAACGAACGAGTACTCACTCACGGACGCGGGGCGTGAGGCGCTCCGGGATCGCCGATATTGGGAGCGACGCTACGTCGCCGGGACCAACTCTGATCGGTTAGGAGGGTGA
- the glmM gene encoding phosphoglucosamine mutase, with protein MFGTSGVRGTIGEEITADLTLSLGRALGSERSDLIVVGRDARTSGEMLEHAFIAGVTECGADVIRIGTNSTPTIARSAEWLGADASAAITASHNPPTDNGVKLWTSSGRAFGRDRRERIERRIRDEKYEFAAWNGIGSIQERDTYERHRQELRTSVDLETPLSVVVGIGNGTGRLTADVLADLGCTVSTLNGQRDGRFPSRPSEPTAEAIRPLRTHVEAVGADLGIAHDGDADRMIAVDGDGRVVAGDTLLSVFAREAAAEGDQIAVPVNTSLAVDDAVAAVGADVVRTRVGDTFVAERCAESNVVFGGEPSGAWIWSEETPCPDGTLAACKLVELVSRRGPLADLTDEIDGYPLRRGSLRTDHKRRVLDRIEAPLRAGYERIDDRDGIRVETDNGWFLIRASGTQPLVRVTAEARTDAEADRLFDEAMAIVEERADLASAPDRA; from the coding sequence ATGTTCGGAACGAGTGGCGTCCGCGGGACGATCGGAGAGGAAATCACTGCGGATCTGACGCTATCGCTGGGACGGGCCCTCGGGAGTGAGAGGTCCGATCTCATCGTCGTCGGGCGCGATGCGCGCACGAGCGGGGAGATGCTCGAACACGCGTTCATCGCGGGTGTCACGGAGTGCGGGGCCGACGTAATCCGCATCGGGACGAACTCGACGCCGACGATTGCGCGGTCGGCAGAGTGGCTGGGGGCCGACGCCAGCGCGGCGATCACGGCGTCGCACAACCCGCCAACCGACAACGGCGTGAAGTTGTGGACGAGTTCCGGCCGGGCCTTCGGACGCGATCGACGCGAGCGTATCGAGCGCCGCATTCGTGACGAGAAATACGAGTTTGCAGCGTGGAACGGGATCGGGTCCATTCAAGAACGAGACACGTACGAACGCCACCGTCAGGAGCTCCGAACGAGCGTCGATCTCGAAACTCCGCTCTCCGTCGTTGTCGGGATCGGGAACGGAACCGGCCGGTTGACGGCGGACGTTCTCGCGGATCTCGGGTGTACGGTCTCAACGCTCAACGGACAGCGCGACGGGCGTTTTCCCAGTCGGCCCAGTGAACCCACCGCCGAGGCCATTCGTCCGCTCCGAACGCACGTTGAAGCCGTCGGTGCCGACCTTGGAATCGCACACGACGGGGACGCCGATCGGATGATCGCGGTCGACGGTGACGGGCGCGTCGTCGCGGGCGACACGCTTCTATCCGTGTTCGCTCGGGAGGCGGCGGCCGAAGGGGATCAAATCGCCGTTCCCGTCAACACGAGTCTCGCGGTCGACGACGCCGTCGCTGCCGTTGGTGCGGACGTCGTTCGGACACGAGTCGGCGACACGTTCGTCGCCGAGCGCTGCGCCGAATCGAACGTCGTTTTCGGCGGCGAACCCTCGGGGGCGTGGATCTGGAGCGAGGAGACGCCCTGTCCCGACGGCACGCTCGCGGCATGCAAACTCGTCGAACTCGTGTCCCGCCGTGGGCCGCTGGCAGACCTTACCGACGAGATCGACGGGTATCCACTGCGTCGGGGAAGCCTCAGAACGGATCACAAGCGGCGCGTTCTCGACCGGATTGAAGCGCCGCTCCGCGCGGGGTACGAGCGGATCGACGACCGCGACGGGATCCGCGTCGAGACCGATAACGGGTGGTTCCTCATTCGAGCGAGCGGAACGCAACCGCTCGTCCGAGTGACTGCCGAAGCGCGAACTGACGCCGAAGCGGACAGGCTGTTCGACGAGGCGATGGCGATCGTCGAAGAGCGCGCCGATCTTGCTTCGGCACCCGACCGCGCGTGA
- a CDS encoding succinylglutamate desuccinylase/aspartoacylase family protein, translating into MNPQLTRRRFLTATGGLALVGAAGTQPVSASFSPGAVGTAPHLSDRLYPTMGTDDNNPTLVVYVNFLSEASQYFVQHNLEDIVREYVAPGHLNLEVRFLSYRPDDVGTYLVGDDEGEARAARAAHGVWDVESENFWTFFEFMFWNFTTKTYTHSRLEAYMDLAGVRNVTKIANRAYRDRYDALVRGATDDAVRYGISDVPRIRLLRDHKHGNYAGVLGWIQKRLDRANEGSVRTHSLLPGTTYETPVYVIESGRPGPTAFVVGGIHGEEPEGYTAARNVTRLRPTGGKLVVVPYANKPAIDIGARYTTDGDLNQQFPTGEEPSSTLARALWDEIRSHDPDVVVDLHSSSGIYKHDGKVGQAIFPTPATPENAVRTCEYLNDQYLELSEYPTYYDFDCGNTLDGSHPRLVHKVYGDLRLPGYIVETTRKETHFEEAVTWELAVARDLLWRHGLLYG; encoded by the coding sequence GTGAATCCACAACTAACTCGACGCCGTTTTCTCACGGCCACCGGAGGGCTCGCGCTCGTCGGCGCGGCCGGAACGCAGCCCGTCTCTGCCAGCTTTTCGCCGGGTGCCGTCGGAACCGCACCGCACCTCAGCGATCGATTGTACCCGACGATGGGAACGGACGACAACAATCCCACGCTGGTCGTCTACGTCAACTTTCTCTCGGAAGCCTCACAGTACTTCGTACAGCACAATTTGGAGGATATCGTCCGCGAGTACGTGGCCCCGGGCCACCTCAATCTCGAGGTGCGGTTCCTCTCGTATCGACCGGACGACGTCGGCACGTACCTCGTCGGCGATGACGAGGGAGAGGCCCGTGCTGCGCGCGCCGCCCACGGCGTCTGGGACGTCGAATCGGAGAACTTCTGGACGTTCTTCGAGTTTATGTTCTGGAACTTCACGACGAAGACGTACACTCACTCCCGGTTGGAGGCGTATATGGACCTCGCGGGCGTCAGAAACGTCACGAAGATTGCCAACCGGGCATACAGGGACCGATACGACGCACTCGTTCGCGGCGCGACCGACGACGCAGTCCGGTACGGGATCTCTGACGTGCCGCGAATCCGCCTACTCCGCGATCACAAGCACGGGAACTATGCCGGTGTTCTCGGCTGGATTCAGAAGCGCCTCGACAGAGCCAACGAAGGGTCGGTTCGGACCCACTCGCTGCTTCCGGGGACCACCTACGAGACGCCGGTGTACGTCATCGAATCGGGGAGGCCCGGGCCGACGGCGTTCGTCGTCGGCGGGATTCACGGTGAAGAACCGGAGGGATACACCGCCGCGAGGAACGTGACTCGGCTCCGACCGACGGGCGGGAAACTCGTCGTCGTTCCCTACGCGAACAAACCCGCCATCGATATCGGAGCGCGGTACACGACCGACGGCGACCTCAACCAACAGTTCCCGACGGGAGAGGAGCCGTCGTCGACTCTCGCCCGCGCGCTCTGGGACGAAATCCGTTCGCACGACCCGGACGTCGTCGTCGACCTCCACAGTTCGAGCGGCATCTACAAGCACGACGGCAAGGTCGGACAGGCCATCTTCCCGACTCCTGCGACGCCCGAGAACGCGGTGAGAACCTGCGAATACCTCAACGATCAGTACTTGGAACTCTCGGAGTACCCGACGTACTACGACTTCGATTGCGGGAACACCTTGGACGGATCGCATCCGCGACTCGTTCACAAGGTGTACGGCGACCTCCGCCTCCCGGGATATATCGTGGAGACGACCCGAAAGGAGACTCACTTCGAGGAGGCAGTGACGTGGGAACTCGCCGTGGCGCGCGACCTGCTCTGGCGGCACGGTCTCCTGTACGGATAA
- the glmU gene encoding bifunctional sugar-1-phosphate nucleotidylyltransferase/acetyltransferase codes for MQAIILAAGRGTRMRPLSNATPKPMLSVAGRPIAEHTADAAVEAGADELLFVVGHGQHRVRDHFGAAHRDVPVTYAVQSKQRGTAHAVHAAKEHIDGPFAVLSGDALYDSNGIVRLFEAAPSVASIRVPDPGNYGVLTVADGAVTDIIEKPDAPQNDLVNAGAYVFPAEVRDALDVPESERGERELTDVLERVIANFNVTSVTLDRWMDVGRPWELLEANEWKLGTIDRRVDGDVSDDTTIRGDVVVEAGATIREGSVIDGPAVVSSGAEVGPNAYVRGRTFLGPNVSVEHAVEIENSVLLADTRVGHHSYVGDSVVGREVDFGPGLKVVNRCQDGSDVVVTVKDDRVSTGRKSFGVIVGDEVETGIDATLDAGVKLSSGTATPAGETVTRDR; via the coding sequence ATGCAGGCAATTATACTCGCCGCCGGACGCGGGACTCGAATGCGACCGTTATCGAACGCGACGCCAAAACCGATGCTTTCGGTCGCCGGCCGGCCAATCGCCGAGCACACCGCTGACGCGGCGGTCGAAGCGGGAGCCGACGAACTCCTGTTCGTCGTCGGTCACGGCCAACACCGCGTGCGAGATCATTTCGGGGCTGCCCACCGGGACGTTCCTGTCACGTACGCCGTCCAATCAAAACAGCGCGGAACCGCACATGCTGTTCACGCCGCGAAAGAGCATATCGATGGGCCGTTCGCAGTCCTCTCCGGCGACGCCCTCTACGATTCCAACGGCATCGTCAGACTGTTCGAGGCCGCACCGAGTGTCGCTTCTATCCGCGTTCCGGACCCGGGGAACTACGGAGTGTTGACCGTGGCCGACGGTGCAGTGACCGATATCATCGAGAAACCGGACGCGCCACAGAACGACCTCGTGAACGCGGGCGCGTACGTCTTCCCGGCTGAGGTGCGCGACGCTCTCGACGTTCCCGAGAGCGAGCGCGGCGAGCGCGAACTCACCGACGTGCTCGAACGTGTCATCGCGAACTTCAACGTCACTTCGGTGACGCTCGATCGGTGGATGGACGTCGGGCGGCCGTGGGAACTCCTCGAAGCGAACGAGTGGAAACTCGGAACGATCGATCGACGGGTCGACGGCGACGTGAGTGACGACACTACGATTCGCGGAGACGTCGTCGTCGAGGCTGGTGCGACGATCCGAGAGGGAAGCGTCATCGACGGACCGGCGGTCGTGTCCTCCGGCGCGGAAGTCGGCCCGAACGCGTACGTCCGTGGGCGGACGTTTCTCGGCCCAAACGTCAGCGTTGAACACGCAGTCGAGATCGAAAACAGCGTTCTCCTCGCGGATACCCGGGTCGGTCACCACTCCTACGTCGGCGACAGCGTCGTCGGGCGAGAGGTCGATTTCGGCCCCGGACTCAAGGTGGTCAACCGCTGTCAGGACGGGAGCGACGTCGTCGTCACGGTCAAAGACGACCGCGTCTCGACCGGTCGGAAAAGTTTCGGCGTCATCGTCGGTGACGAGGTCGAGACGGGAATTGACGCCACGCTCGACGCCGGCGTGAAACTTTCCAGCGGGACTGCGACCCCGGCCGGCGAAACAGTGACCCGAGACCGATAG
- a CDS encoding phosphoglucosamine mutase: MFASARIRGTYGSHVTAKLALKTGRALTSNRDEVVLGHSPSESARLLADAVSTGVRECGGTVVRLGETAGPTVANGVRRLGGDVGVAVVAVDGRPERTSLKLFDGDGSPLSWKQQSEIVRRVNRSTADIASWEELGSERRWEDATAHHVDRLCKNRPTFSDTRVVVAVGEHETPVTVEALGRLGCEVNRLAGTGDDALPQGRISPDDDVCATLRRAVATSDADFGVAHDVDAERLVVVDERGELIEGNSLVALLARRAVRDAGRNACVAIPQGASRRIDDVVADAGGQISKPEAEQSSWPRPEGSANVVFGGDPNGVHQWPEESPCPDAALSAINLARLVDDGAALSEQLTDVPAYPFYCKSFGVDSLASEMIRVAADAKERFESVSTDGCVLGETGDAWFVVRPDRTEPALQVTAEGTSRRSAKQLFERVTSLVGDEQPAVTT; encoded by the coding sequence ATGTTCGCATCAGCCCGTATCCGAGGTACGTACGGTTCCCACGTGACCGCGAAACTCGCCCTCAAGACCGGCCGTGCCCTGACCAGCAACCGCGACGAGGTCGTCCTCGGACATTCCCCCAGCGAGAGCGCACGGCTCTTGGCCGACGCCGTCTCCACCGGGGTCCGCGAGTGCGGTGGGACGGTGGTTCGACTCGGGGAGACGGCCGGCCCAACGGTCGCGAACGGTGTCAGGCGGCTCGGCGGTGACGTCGGCGTCGCGGTCGTCGCTGTCGACGGCCGACCCGAACGCACCAGTCTGAAGCTGTTTGACGGAGACGGGTCCCCGCTCTCGTGGAAGCAGCAGAGCGAAATCGTCCGCCGGGTCAACCGATCGACAGCCGACATCGCGTCGTGGGAGGAATTGGGATCGGAACGCCGCTGGGAGGACGCCACCGCCCATCACGTCGACCGACTCTGCAAGAATCGTCCGACGTTCTCCGATACACGCGTAGTCGTGGCTGTCGGCGAGCACGAGACCCCTGTCACGGTCGAGGCTCTCGGTCGTCTCGGATGTGAGGTGAACCGCCTCGCCGGCACCGGCGACGACGCGCTCCCGCAGGGACGCATCTCGCCGGACGACGACGTGTGCGCGACGCTGCGCCGTGCGGTCGCGACCTCCGACGCTGACTTCGGCGTCGCACACGACGTCGACGCGGAGCGGTTGGTCGTTGTCGATGAACGCGGAGAGCTCATCGAGGGCAACTCGCTAGTGGCGTTGCTCGCGCGACGCGCGGTCCGCGACGCAGGCCGTAACGCGTGCGTTGCGATCCCCCAAGGAGCGAGTCGACGGATCGACGACGTCGTGGCCGACGCCGGGGGACAGATCTCCAAGCCCGAGGCGGAGCAGAGCTCTTGGCCACGTCCGGAAGGGTCCGCAAACGTCGTCTTCGGCGGTGACCCGAACGGCGTCCACCAGTGGCCGGAGGAGTCGCCCTGTCCGGACGCCGCGCTGTCGGCGATTAACCTCGCTAGGCTCGTTGACGACGGGGCGGCTCTCTCGGAGCAGCTCACGGACGTTCCTGCGTATCCGTTCTATTGTAAGTCATTCGGGGTTGACAGTCTCGCCAGCGAGATGATCCGGGTCGCCGCAGACGCGAAGGAACGCTTCGAATCCGTCTCCACTGACGGCTGCGTGCTCGGCGAAACCGGCGACGCTTGGTTCGTCGTCAGGCCGGATCGAACCGAACCTGCCCTTCAGGTGACTGCAGAGGGGACATCGAGGCGCAGCGCAAAGCAGTTGTTCGAGCGCGTTACTTCTTTGGTCGGCGACGAGCAGCCGGCGGTTACCACGTAA
- a CDS encoding DUF7344 domain-containing protein has translation MSPTRSPSDSDDTETGATPELAVVPGFGGVSESDRRDEVVSLVDERPTTAYTVGELTVQLSEWFHAETDGMVPTDEEIHSTLYDFDLPALDASGRVVFDEATGRVYATDYESTRRSVPPDSDRRPGTSVGGSSSDATASTKERVTVSKSLLTNLAVLVVGLLGVAVAASDLIPFGTSMALVPTGLVVLYFFIRM, from the coding sequence ATGTCTCCGACGCGGTCGCCCAGTGACTCGGACGATACTGAGACGGGGGCCACACCAGAACTCGCCGTTGTGCCCGGGTTCGGTGGCGTCTCGGAGAGTGACCGCCGCGACGAGGTCGTTTCGCTCGTCGACGAACGCCCGACAACGGCGTACACGGTCGGCGAGTTGACGGTCCAGCTCTCCGAATGGTTCCACGCAGAGACCGACGGAATGGTCCCGACCGACGAGGAGATACACAGTACTCTCTACGACTTCGACCTCCCCGCGCTTGACGCGAGTGGGCGGGTAGTCTTCGACGAGGCAACTGGCCGCGTGTACGCGACTGATTACGAGTCAACGAGGCGATCGGTGCCGCCAGATTCGGATCGACGGCCCGGAACGTCCGTCGGTGGTAGTTCGTCGGACGCGACCGCGTCGACCAAAGAGCGCGTAACGGTGTCGAAGAGTTTGCTGACGAACCTCGCCGTCCTTGTGGTCGGCCTGCTCGGCGTCGCCGTCGCAGCGTCGGATCTGATCCCCTTTGGCACGTCGATGGCACTCGTTCCGACCGGGCTCGTCGTCCTCTACTTTTTCATACGCATGTGA
- a CDS encoding DegT/DnrJ/EryC1/StrS family aminotransferase produces MTDRISIADPELGDTELANVKSVIESGMLADGPEVRDFEVAFADYCDVGHGVATSNGTTALHTALEAVGVEPGDRVITTPFSFVATANAIRIAGGDPVFADIDPETFNLDPDRVEAMLEALDGDVEAMVVVHLYGLSAPMGRLRSIADKYDVAVIEDAAQAHGASYRGDPVGSLGDVACFSFYPTKNMTTGEGGMIVTDDEAIARRAASFINHGRESDGYRHVSVGHNFRMTSVAAAMGRAQLDRLPEFVERRRENASRLDDLLADTDAVTPAVPDGYEHAYHQYTIRVGNRADVAEQLDERGIGTGVYYPRCIHNQPAYDIYDAQVPNAERVTDQVLSLPVHPALEDKDVSRVGTVLRDEVSIVSPEDPIAVVEVAND; encoded by the coding sequence ATGACCGATCGGATCTCGATCGCCGACCCGGAACTCGGAGACACGGAACTCGCTAACGTGAAGTCGGTCATCGAGTCCGGGATGCTCGCAGACGGTCCGGAAGTTCGCGACTTCGAGGTCGCGTTCGCGGACTACTGCGACGTCGGGCACGGCGTCGCGACGTCGAACGGGACGACCGCGCTACACACGGCGCTCGAAGCCGTGGGCGTCGAACCGGGCGACCGAGTAATCACCACGCCGTTCTCGTTCGTCGCCACAGCGAACGCGATACGTATCGCCGGGGGCGACCCCGTATTCGCCGACATCGACCCGGAGACGTTCAATCTCGATCCCGATCGGGTCGAGGCTATGCTCGAAGCTCTTGACGGCGACGTGGAGGCGATGGTCGTCGTCCACCTGTACGGTCTCTCAGCACCGATGGGTCGCCTTCGTAGCATCGCCGACAAATACGACGTGGCCGTCATCGAGGACGCCGCGCAGGCGCACGGCGCGAGCTACCGTGGGGACCCGGTGGGGTCGCTCGGGGACGTCGCGTGCTTCTCCTTCTATCCGACGAAGAATATGACCACCGGCGAGGGTGGGATGATCGTCACCGACGACGAAGCCATCGCTCGGCGGGCGGCGAGTTTCATCAACCACGGGCGGGAGTCCGACGGCTACCGTCACGTCTCGGTCGGCCACAACTTCCGGATGACGAGCGTCGCGGCGGCGATGGGTCGCGCTCAGCTCGATCGGCTCCCCGAGTTCGTCGAACGTCGTCGTGAGAACGCGTCGCGTCTCGACGATCTGCTCGCAGACACGGACGCAGTCACGCCCGCGGTCCCGGACGGATACGAACACGCCTACCACCAGTACACGATCCGCGTTGGCAATCGAGCGGACGTGGCCGAACAACTCGACGAGCGGGGTATCGGAACCGGTGTATACTACCCACGGTGCATCCACAACCAACCAGCTTACGACATCTACGACGCTCAGGTGCCGAACGCAGAACGGGTTACAGACCAAGTGCTCTCATTGCCAGTCCACCCCGCTCTCGAAGATAAAGACGTTTCGCGAGTCGGAACCGTCCTCCGCGATGAAGTGTCGATCGTCTCGCCCGAGGATCCGATCGCTGTCGTGGAGGTGGCCAATGACTGA
- a CDS encoding Gfo/Idh/MocA family oxidoreductase, producing the protein MTDERLNAGVIGVGNMGRNHARAYEEIDETNLVGVFDVDSERATDVAAEYGTTALSLDDLLAVADVVSVAVPTQFHYENVKRALQCDVHVLVEKPFVEEPRNGRELIDLADERDLALQVGHIERFNPAIQTLGDLVDDLDVYAVSTERLGPPVDRMIDDTVVMDLMIHDLDIVLDLVDGEVESYNAVGTPKGRYANANLRFDSGVTASLTTSRVTQEKVRKLTISAADCRVKVDYIDQSIEIHRSSVPTYIDDESFLRHRHENIVETLSVEQVEPLKSELRSFANAARSGSDPIVDGKQGLRVLHLIKSLDAETGSTENRKTPVRIDAD; encoded by the coding sequence ATGACTGACGAGCGACTGAACGCCGGGGTCATCGGCGTCGGCAATATGGGACGGAACCACGCGCGCGCGTACGAGGAAATCGATGAGACGAACCTCGTCGGCGTGTTCGACGTCGACAGCGAACGCGCGACTGATGTGGCCGCCGAGTACGGAACGACCGCTCTGTCACTGGATGATCTGCTGGCGGTCGCCGACGTCGTCTCTGTCGCTGTTCCGACGCAGTTCCACTATGAGAACGTCAAACGCGCCCTCCAGTGTGACGTTCACGTGTTGGTCGAGAAGCCCTTCGTCGAAGAGCCCCGGAACGGCCGGGAGCTGATAGACCTCGCCGACGAACGCGACCTCGCCTTGCAGGTAGGACACATCGAGCGCTTTAATCCGGCGATCCAGACCCTTGGCGACCTCGTCGACGACCTCGACGTCTACGCGGTTTCGACTGAACGGCTCGGGCCGCCTGTCGACCGGATGATCGACGACACCGTCGTGATGGATCTGATGATTCACGACCTCGACATCGTCCTCGACCTCGTCGACGGCGAAGTCGAATCATACAACGCGGTCGGGACGCCCAAGGGCCGCTACGCAAACGCGAATCTGCGGTTCGACTCGGGGGTGACCGCATCACTTACGACTAGTCGGGTCACCCAAGAGAAGGTTCGGAAGCTCACGATCTCGGCGGCCGACTGTCGGGTGAAAGTCGACTACATCGACCAGAGTATCGAGATCCACCGATCGTCCGTCCCCACCTACATCGACGACGAGTCGTTCCTCCGTCACCGTCACGAAAACATCGTCGAGACGCTCTCCGTCGAACAGGTCGAGCCCCTCAAGAGCGAACTCCGGTCTTTCGCGAACGCCGCCCGGTCCGGGTCGGATCCGATCGTCGACGGGAAGCAGGGCCTTCGTGTGTTACATTTGATAAAGTCTCTCGACGCAGAAACCGGGTCGACGGAGAATCGAAAGACACCGGTTCGAATCGACGCGGACTGA
- a CDS encoding DUF7344 domain-containing protein: MTTQVSGNENALVDQHATPKEQRTELGKDEIYHLLQNERRRKVLEYLRDREGPVQMRDIAEQVAAWEHDTTVRALMSDQRQRVYIALYQAHLPKLDKEGVIDYNQSRGIVEKQPLAEELIAHLETPDERADDAEDEPDRSWGRYYLGVSGASSLLIGASVLQAPLIGAVSYLSVALAIMSGFTTLTFWQVLDDLRAVDGS, translated from the coding sequence ATGACTACTCAAGTAAGCGGGAACGAAAATGCGCTCGTCGATCAGCACGCGACGCCGAAAGAGCAGAGAACCGAGCTCGGGAAAGACGAGATCTATCACCTGCTCCAAAACGAACGGCGTAGGAAAGTACTGGAGTATCTTCGCGACCGTGAAGGGCCTGTTCAGATGCGCGACATCGCAGAACAGGTCGCCGCGTGGGAGCACGATACGACCGTGCGGGCGTTGATGTCTGACCAGCGCCAGCGAGTGTACATTGCGTTGTATCAAGCGCACCTGCCGAAGTTAGACAAGGAGGGCGTCATCGATTACAACCAGAGTCGGGGGATCGTCGAGAAGCAGCCCCTCGCAGAGGAGCTGATCGCTCACCTCGAAACACCCGACGAGCGGGCCGATGACGCCGAAGACGAGCCGGACCGGTCCTGGGGGCGGTACTACCTCGGCGTCTCGGGTGCGAGCTCTCTGTTGATCGGAGCGTCGGTTCTCCAAGCGCCGTTAATCGGCGCTGTTTCGTACCTGTCGGTCGCGCTGGCGATTATGAGTGGCTTCACGACACTCACGTTCTGGCAGGTCCTCGACGATCTCCGTGCGGTCGATGGTAGTTAG
- a CDS encoding helix-turn-helix transcriptional regulator, producing MEDDTGENVICKTRSSISGEHTVQFTYENLSAFEDSSNVTVFVRDDFPGRSETLGNDTIEIRTIAKDGDIDGDGLSNVNELKNGTSMTTRDTDRDGLEDGPEVKNYGTSPTSPDTDGDGVNDAQEVSIGTDPREVDTDNDGLNDNVEVKLGTNPADRTTTTVLLLASGTFFGVVAVWGWMAFDYSRLTSASLLPTGSAPFDRLVDDDGESNEEQQESALSVEFDENELLQSSQPMLSDEDRVIQLLRENGGWMYQGRIVKETDWSKSKVSRLLSRMSDDEMIEKISVGRQNIVAEEGSMPEGAKSPFDE from the coding sequence GTGGAGGACGATACCGGGGAAAACGTGATCTGTAAGACGAGAAGCAGCATTTCGGGGGAGCACACCGTGCAGTTCACCTACGAGAATCTCTCCGCGTTCGAGGATTCGAGCAACGTCACGGTCTTCGTTCGGGACGATTTCCCCGGTCGGTCCGAGACGCTTGGAAACGACACGATCGAAATAAGGACCATCGCTAAGGACGGAGACATCGACGGAGACGGACTCTCGAACGTGAACGAGCTGAAGAACGGGACGTCGATGACGACAAGGGACACCGACAGAGACGGTCTCGAAGACGGCCCGGAAGTGAAAAACTACGGTACGTCTCCGACCTCACCGGACACCGACGGAGACGGAGTAAACGACGCGCAAGAGGTCTCCATCGGAACCGATCCACGAGAGGTCGACACCGACAACGACGGCCTGAACGACAATGTGGAGGTCAAACTGGGCACGAATCCGGCAGATAGGACGACTACAACGGTGCTTCTGCTCGCGAGTGGAACGTTCTTCGGCGTGGTCGCCGTCTGGGGTTGGATGGCGTTCGATTATTCACGGCTCACGTCAGCGTCGTTGCTACCGACGGGATCTGCCCCGTTCGACCGCCTCGTGGACGACGACGGTGAGTCGAACGAGGAACAGCAGGAGTCAGCCCTGTCGGTGGAGTTCGACGAGAACGAACTCCTGCAATCGTCACAACCGATGTTGAGCGACGAGGACAGAGTCATCCAACTGCTGCGCGAGAACGGAGGGTGGATGTACCAGGGGCGAATCGTCAAGGAGACGGACTGGTCGAAATCGAAGGTCAGTCGCTTGCTCTCTCGGATGTCCGACGATGAGATGATAGAGAAAATCAGCGTCGGACGGCAGAATATCGTCGCCGAGGAGGGGTCGATGCCGGAGGGTGCAAAGTCGCCTTTCGATGAGTAA